In Desulfovibrio inopinatus DSM 10711, the sequence AACAACGAGATCGGCCCGTTTTGTTAACCCCGCTTGCAGTGGAGCTTGTTCGATCTCAATATGCCAAGCCGATTTGGCCTCTGGCCCCTCCGTGCGTTTCACAAGCTCAAAAAAAAGATCCTTTCCCATTTTCAGAGCTGCACCGGCTGTATCGTAGCAGTGAAACACAAGCTTTTGTCGCCGTAAATCTGGTCGGGCGAGATACAACGCTTGCACAAATGTCAACGGACCGGAACCAAGATCGACGATAACCGATTTTTCTGGAAGCTGGAGGTCCAGGCCTGGTAAAATCGAAACGAGTCGGAACAGATTCCATGGCAAAAAATAGGAAACGTATGCTGATAATATCCGAGGATCAGCCATGTAGTTCGACCGAAGCCCCTCACCGCGACGACTCGTTAGAGCATCGGACAACGACTTGATATTGTCGGGTAACGCCGCTGCATGTTTCCGCTTGAGCCCAAGAACAGCATCGATAACCGTTATATAGTGGTCGAGAGCAGTCGCTCGATCGGTATGAACCCCCGCAAAGAGTCTGCTGTGCAGCACGCTTGCTCCTGGTTTGGGAGCGGACGCGGGACGAGAAGGACGAGAAGGACGAGAAGGCCTAGGAGACTTGGGAAAGCGTTGCCCGGACATAATCAAACACCATGGATTCCACAAAAAGGTTTTGGAAGGAAGGGTTGTCGGTTAAGGAAACGACATCGACGTGCAGGTTGCCGAGCCACTCCCGTACAGATTCACGCATAAGGGCTAATCCGGTTCCGTCAAGAGACGCATTGCCTATGGCCCGTGTTTTATCACGCAATTGCTGAGGTAAAAAACCTAAGGTCACAAGATCATCGATACGAATGTGCTTTCCCATTGCTCCAGCAATACAACACGCTGAGAGCATATGCGGTTCCATACCAGCCGCCTGGGTTAATCCACATAACGCGAGGTTGAAGGCAGCCTTCACTTTCAGAATTTCTTCGACATCCGACGCCATCAACCGGTACGCATCCCACACAAAACACGGTTCGCCATGATCTCGCGTCATATGAGTTGCAAGAGCGCGTGCTAATGGGAGCATGACGCGGCTGTCGTCAGCCTCTCGAAATCGGCCGTCGTGCCCGAGCACACCTAAACGGACGAGAATCGCAACAAGAGAGAGATACGCAGCCCCGGTCATTTTGGGTTCGTCTCCATGCCTGGGACGAACAGAAGTGTCAACATATTCGGGAATAAGTCCTTTCGGACCAAGATGAAAAACACTGACGGCTCCAGGAAGCGCCATGCTTCCTTGGGATAGTCCTATGCCTTCCAGTGCCGGCCCCATGGGAACACTCGTGCCAATGACATTCCCGTTCTCGCGAACAAGAACAAATTCTCCATTTGTTCCCAGGTCGGCCAAGAGGAATGGTGCAGCAGGAGGGGCGTCCCCCAAAACCAACGACGCGAGTCCTGCCGCAAGGTCTCCACCAATAAACGGCGCTAACAGCGGTGCCACATACATGTTGGGCAAGCCATCCGCCGCATTGATCCATGTTCCACCATGGTATGCCACACGGTACGGAGCCCGAGCGAGTTCATCGACGCGTTTTCCCAAAAAAATACTGGTCATGGCCGTATTCCCGGCAATGGCCATGGATTCTACCGGCTGCCCAGCAGAAGCGATGACATCGCGAAAAAATTCCATGAGAACGTTCTGGAGTGATTTTGCCCCTGAGGAGTCCAAAGCATAGGCGATGCGCGACATCACATCGGCACCAGCTCCCAGTTGCGGATTGGGAGCTGTTTGCATCGGTCCTGGACCCGAGGCATCAATAAAACGCCACGCAATGCCGGTTGTTCCTAAATCGACGGCCAATCGAACCGGTGGTGTCAGTGGCTCCATATCTTTCTGAAGACGATCCG encodes:
- a CDS encoding ASKHA domain-containing protein, with translation MSFEIQVIDSRNESRSIIVEAGENLARALFRHGAFLGRPLCSGLGKCGQCRVRYRHNIPESTVEETTRLSFQAREDGYRFACLHTVRPGDCLIIESPWGGVLSDRLQKDMEPLTPPVRLAVDLGTTGIAWRFIDASGPGPMQTAPNPQLGAGADVMSRIAYALDSSGAKSLQNVLMEFFRDVIASAGQPVESMAIAGNTAMTSIFLGKRVDELARAPYRVAYHGGTWINAADGLPNMYVAPLLAPFIGGDLAAGLASLVLGDAPPAAPFLLADLGTNGEFVLVRENGNVIGTSVPMGPALEGIGLSQGSMALPGAVSVFHLGPKGLIPEYVDTSVRPRHGDEPKMTGAAYLSLVAILVRLGVLGHDGRFREADDSRVMLPLARALATHMTRDHGEPCFVWDAYRLMASDVEEILKVKAAFNLALCGLTQAAGMEPHMLSACCIAGAMGKHIRIDDLVTLGFLPQQLRDKTRAIGNASLDGTGLALMRESVREWLGNLHVDVVSLTDNPSFQNLFVESMVFDYVRATLSQVS